A single window of Anaerocolumna chitinilytica DNA harbors:
- a CDS encoding TetR/AcrR family transcriptional regulator, with product MRELKSIEENILDRALYLIGKKRSLNISVRAIAEEAKVNVSAINYYFRTKEEMMRQVRELYITNTLSISAIMTDTTLEAEEKLITVANEIMEYIIRYPGITVLLRDAKERDDETSERILKVSNEMTEEINVLLDKYINKNEGILYNHILFWSAINYPVEDNGITSFDSELLNSRENRIAYIRQLLLMLHQ from the coding sequence TTGAGAGAATTAAAAAGTATTGAAGAAAATATATTGGACAGAGCCCTGTATTTGATTGGGAAAAAACGATCCCTGAATATTTCTGTCAGAGCCATTGCGGAGGAAGCAAAAGTTAATGTAAGTGCGATTAATTACTATTTCCGCACCAAGGAAGAAATGATGCGGCAGGTACGGGAACTTTACATCACCAATACGCTCTCCATCTCAGCCATTATGACCGATACTACTCTGGAGGCAGAAGAAAAACTAATTACTGTGGCTAATGAAATTATGGAATACATTATCAGGTATCCCGGTATTACTGTCCTTCTGAGAGATGCGAAAGAAAGAGACGACGAAACATCGGAGAGGATACTTAAGGTATCCAATGAAATGACAGAGGAAATAAATGTTCTGCTGGATAAATATATAAATAAGAACGAAGGTATTTTGTATAATCATATCCTTTTCTGGTCTGCCATTAATTACCCGGTAGAGGATAATGGTATTACCAGTTTTGATTCTGAATTATTAAATAGCAGGGAAAACAGAATCGCTTATATCAGACAGTTGTTACTGATGCTTCATCAGTAG
- the baiCD gene encoding bile acid Fe-S flavoenzyme BaiCD — protein MNYKHLFSPIRIRGMELKNRIVFPAMGTKMATEDKFVTKQLIHYQAARAKGGCGLNFTEVCSVYSKAAPKKFLAISEDKYIPGLKDLTEAIHKEGGKAGIQLWLGGLAVGSDQSQMIIIPSPMPIPGTEFTLPGASLDTIKEAVEAFGDSARRAVEAGFDVIEFHAGHNYTPHSFLSPYFNRRTDEYGGELKNRARFLLECIDAIRSNIPEDMPLFMRLDAQDDYLDGGLTIEEVIEFCKMAKTAGVDVLDVSRGNFSSAAIKYEVPPIDLPRGFNVDNAARIRKETGMLTIAVGRINDPSQAEDILESDKADMVVMGRAQLADPEFCNKALAGKAEDIVRCVGCNQGCYDGFVSTEMPFITCLRNPALGREEEYQFSMTENPKKVLIAGGGIAGLEAALQLKKRGHSPVLCEASSSLGGQFALAGEAPRKGEMKEAALAMAEQVMREGVEVKLNTPVTKELIGELKPDEVFIAIGSAPIDLKIPGATLPHVTNSHDVLAGKSRVTGRAVVIGGGLVGLEVAEYIHNSTDSITVVEMLDKVAKDLGQLRNICVMESLYTGGVQTVTNAKCIEIRNDAVVVERQGNIEEIPCDSVVVAIGSRSRGFDDIKTYCKEEDIPVYVIGDALQARRALNAVAEANEAVRAIS, from the coding sequence ATGAATTATAAGCACTTATTTAGTCCTATTCGGATAAGAGGAATGGAGTTAAAAAACAGAATTGTATTTCCTGCCATGGGAACAAAAATGGCAACGGAGGATAAATTTGTAACGAAGCAGTTAATTCATTATCAGGCGGCCAGAGCGAAGGGAGGCTGTGGGCTGAATTTTACCGAGGTTTGTTCTGTATACAGTAAAGCTGCCCCGAAGAAATTTCTTGCTATCAGTGAAGATAAATATATACCCGGACTGAAAGATTTGACGGAGGCTATCCATAAGGAAGGGGGCAAAGCCGGAATCCAATTATGGTTGGGCGGCCTTGCAGTAGGAAGCGACCAAAGCCAGATGATAATTATTCCAAGTCCGATGCCTATACCGGGAACGGAATTCACCTTGCCGGGAGCAAGTCTTGATACGATTAAAGAAGCGGTGGAGGCTTTTGGAGACAGTGCTAGAAGAGCGGTAGAGGCTGGATTTGACGTGATTGAATTCCATGCAGGGCATAATTATACGCCTCATTCCTTCCTAAGCCCTTATTTTAATAGGCGTACAGATGAATACGGCGGTGAACTTAAGAACCGAGCCAGATTTTTGCTGGAATGTATCGATGCTATTCGTTCCAACATACCGGAGGATATGCCTTTGTTTATGCGTTTGGATGCACAGGATGATTATTTGGATGGCGGTCTTACTATTGAAGAAGTTATCGAATTCTGCAAGATGGCAAAAACTGCCGGAGTAGATGTACTGGACGTTTCAAGAGGAAATTTCTCCAGCGCCGCCATTAAATACGAAGTTCCGCCCATTGATTTGCCCAGAGGTTTTAACGTGGACAATGCGGCCAGAATCAGAAAAGAAACCGGCATGTTAACAATAGCCGTGGGCAGAATAAACGATCCTTCCCAGGCAGAGGATATTCTGGAATCTGACAAGGCGGATATGGTTGTAATGGGGCGTGCCCAACTCGCGGATCCGGAGTTCTGCAATAAAGCCCTGGCGGGAAAGGCAGAGGACATAGTCCGCTGTGTAGGATGCAATCAGGGTTGTTATGACGGTTTTGTATCAACCGAAATGCCTTTTATTACTTGTTTACGTAATCCTGCCCTTGGAAGAGAAGAGGAATATCAGTTTAGTATGACAGAGAACCCGAAGAAGGTATTAATAGCTGGAGGCGGAATTGCCGGTCTTGAAGCTGCCCTTCAGTTAAAGAAAAGGGGACATAGCCCGGTACTTTGCGAAGCCTCTTCCTCTCTGGGAGGACAGTTTGCTCTTGCGGGAGAAGCTCCAAGGAAAGGAGAAATGAAGGAAGCAGCACTGGCTATGGCGGAACAAGTAATGAGGGAAGGTGTGGAAGTAAAATTGAATACTCCGGTTACCAAAGAGCTTATAGGAGAACTTAAGCCGGATGAAGTTTTTATAGCCATTGGCTCAGCTCCGATTGATCTGAAAATTCCCGGTGCCACACTGCCTCATGTTACGAATTCCCATGATGTTCTCGCTGGAAAGAGCAGAGTAACCGGAAGAGCAGTAGTTATCGGAGGAGGACTTGTGGGTCTTGAGGTTGCCGAGTACATCCATAATAGTACTGACAGCATTACGGTGGTAGAAATGCTTGATAAAGTGGCTAAGGATTTGGGGCAACTTCGAAACATATGTGTTATGGAGAGCCTTTATACCGGAGGAGTACAGACAGTAACAAATGCTAAATGTATAGAAATCAGAAATGACGCCGTTGTGGTTGAGAGACAAGGAAATATTGAGGAAATTCCCTGTGACAGTGTTGTAGTAGCAATAGGCTCCAGATCAAGAGGATTTGATGATATTAAAACCTATTGCAAGGAAGAGGATATTCCGGTATATGTTATCGGGGATGCACTTCAGGCAAGACGGGCTCTGAACGCAGTAGCTGAGGCAAATGAAGCTGTAAGGGCTATTTCCTGA
- a CDS encoding TetR-like C-terminal domain-containing protein, giving the protein MKKKENQRIMLTKTLLKNSLVDLMHTKSINKITIKELCENADINRSTFYLYYTDQFALLKEIEEELLLQAREHLKNIDSNLDNLHYLKELLYYMKTNSNIFYTLLCCQENLSFQISFIETSIHNLKTNLSLKCEEKISDYIYRYLTMGCLSIIIKWFEDGFDMSPEELAEMIFRLSDNAISIYDGGK; this is encoded by the coding sequence ATGAAGAAAAAAGAAAATCAACGGATAATGCTTACGAAAACCCTGCTTAAAAATAGTTTAGTTGACCTGATGCATACAAAATCCATCAATAAAATTACCATTAAGGAGCTCTGTGAAAATGCGGATATCAACCGCTCTACCTTCTATCTTTACTATACAGACCAATTTGCCCTGTTGAAGGAAATCGAAGAAGAACTCTTGCTTCAAGCCAGGGAACATTTAAAAAACATTGACTCCAATTTAGACAATCTCCATTATCTAAAGGAATTACTGTATTATATGAAAACAAATTCCAATATTTTTTATACACTTTTATGCTGTCAGGAAAATTTGTCCTTTCAAATTTCTTTTATCGAAACCTCCATCCATAACTTAAAAACTAACCTGTCCCTTAAATGCGAAGAAAAAATCTCCGACTATATTTACCGTTATTTAACCATGGGGTGCTTAAGTATAATTATAAAATGGTTTGAAGACGGTTTTGATATGAGCCCTGAAGAATTGGCGGAAATGATTTTCCGATTGTCCGATAATGCCATTTCTATTTATGATGGCGGTAAGTAA
- a CDS encoding NAD-dependent epimerase/dehydratase family protein — protein MKQRVLLTGASGGMGSLGLKELLKDADKQDITVLVLDTEADRLKMKEFENKKGLTIVWGDLTNYKDVYKCIKNADIVLHVAALVSPVADYKPKLAMKINYGSMKNIIEAIKEQGRMEEVKVVSIGTIAETGDRMPPIHWGRVGDPLKPSVYDYYAVSKIAAERLLIESGLKYWASLRQTGIMGPAMSKIKDAIMFHNCLDNVLEYVSDRDSGILLGNLARFHYTGELSEDFWGHIYNIGGGESCRVDTFTMYKELYGAIGFKDLKYVIEPKWYATRNFHGQFYLDSDKLEKHLHFRHDSMQYFYDAYLENLGLTATVARVMCKLPGGQKLMGSIMKKMFIKDARTEHGTVRFIEQNMGDHIDAYWGSKKAWEEIPVNINDFKHFKNWDKVVHIDHGYDESKQEDELDIEDIKDAAKFRGGECKSTTMKKGDWKGKLNFKCAFGHEFEASPRLVLEGGHWCPECERTSWNYSARAKVDPFFAQVWNPLHDKKEGEREYKKEVTELEV, from the coding sequence ATGAAACAAAGAGTATTATTGACCGGAGCCTCGGGTGGTATGGGGTCTCTCGGATTAAAGGAATTATTGAAGGATGCGGATAAGCAGGATATTACTGTTTTAGTATTGGATACCGAAGCGGACAGATTGAAGATGAAAGAATTTGAAAATAAAAAAGGTCTTACTATTGTTTGGGGTGATCTTACCAACTATAAAGATGTATATAAGTGTATCAAAAATGCGGATATTGTTCTCCATGTAGCAGCCCTGGTATCACCGGTGGCTGATTACAAACCAAAACTTGCCATGAAGATTAATTATGGGTCCATGAAAAATATTATAGAGGCTATCAAAGAACAGGGAAGAATGGAGGAAGTAAAAGTAGTATCCATTGGTACCATAGCGGAAACAGGAGATCGTATGCCGCCTATTCATTGGGGAAGAGTGGGCGATCCCTTAAAACCTAGTGTTTATGATTATTATGCCGTATCTAAAATAGCAGCAGAACGTCTCCTCATTGAATCGGGTTTGAAATATTGGGCCAGCTTAAGACAGACTGGAATTATGGGGCCTGCCATGAGTAAGATAAAGGATGCCATTATGTTTCATAACTGCCTGGATAATGTGCTGGAATACGTATCTGACAGGGATTCGGGAATACTCCTTGGAAATCTTGCACGTTTTCATTACACCGGTGAACTGTCAGAAGATTTCTGGGGACATATTTATAACATCGGCGGAGGAGAAAGCTGTAGGGTAGATACTTTTACCATGTATAAGGAATTGTATGGAGCTATTGGATTTAAAGATTTAAAATATGTCATTGAACCTAAGTGGTATGCAACGAGAAACTTCCATGGGCAGTTTTATCTGGATTCGGATAAACTGGAGAAACATCTGCATTTCAGACATGATTCCATGCAGTATTTTTACGATGCTTATTTAGAAAATCTCGGATTAACTGCGACAGTTGCAAGGGTTATGTGCAAACTACCCGGAGGGCAGAAACTCATGGGAAGTATCATGAAGAAGATGTTTATAAAGGATGCCAGAACGGAGCACGGTACTGTCCGTTTCATCGAGCAGAATATGGGTGACCACATTGATGCCTATTGGGGAAGTAAAAAGGCCTGGGAAGAAATTCCGGTAAATATCAATGATTTTAAACACTTTAAAAACTGGGATAAGGTGGTGCATATTGACCATGGTTACGATGAATCAAAGCAGGAAGATGAACTTGATATAGAGGACATAAAAGATGCTGCTAAATTCCGGGGAGGCGAATGTAAATCTACAACGATGAAAAAGGGTGACTGGAAGGGGAAACTTAACTTTAAGTGTGCCTTTGGACATGAATTTGAAGCCAGTCCCCGTCTTGTATTGGAAGGGGGACACTGGTGTCCGGAATGTGAACGAACAAGTTGGAATTATTCTGCCAGAGCAAAGGTTGATCCTTTCTTTGCACAGGTTTGGAATCCCCTTCATGATAAAAAGGAAGGAGAAAGAGAGTATAAAAAAGAAGTGACGGAATTAGAGGTGTAG
- a CDS encoding glycosyl hydrolase — translation MNHKEFEKAYSLKEYSISPFWFWNDNIEDEKMLEQLAIMHRIHADAPIIHARSGLINEYLSDDWFERIKTAVTYAKKNDMQIVLYDEDNWPSGNCNFTLTKQEESREHHLEFHCRSIKKGDTYHASTADENYLNITLISTTDGDNYSGNTEDTYLNLLSHSDKDGNIVYTALKSGLLYEVILKVNAYEPFGKFCIDYLSKDAIQKFIESTHEKYYTHFKEDFGKTITAVFMDETRFFNAIPWTKELPAEFKRRKGYEIAPYLPLLIYDSKESALFRYDYYDVISDMYREAAFQQIYDWSEERNIKTTGHLLGEESLASQVRFNGDIMRQYAAFHIPGIDHLGNGLGSLDAKICVSAARNYGKDRISCEAFGASGWDMEYEDMIKISNWLFQQGINYIIIHGFYYSIREERSKDWPPSYFYQWRYWDSMENYTKMASRMSYMLSGGRNEADLLVYYPVETFWTHFKPDFTIQTCYFKEGPNIKDDTAEKMDREFQYLCSMLMNKNLDYDIWNSDAVSNFKVLNGKLVNILTSTSYSVVILPFVELLPEEVTILLNEFLSQGGTVLNYKSNDIKSVRKSGKHPLEAALTSLQEDKCIALGHCNEVIEESKKHLKPSYEIIDGESETYRTQMNYPNRIHDPYLHDGENVFGIGITRYLKDGRRIYNFTNYNDRDEYVRVKLFSLKPPVLYIPETGEEKEVQQYSCNNNETIIGFNIPKNRTYFLVEELD, via the coding sequence ATGAATCATAAAGAATTTGAAAAGGCATACAGCCTAAAAGAATACAGCATTTCACCCTTCTGGTTTTGGAACGATAACATAGAGGATGAAAAAATGCTGGAACAGCTTGCCATCATGCACCGGATACATGCAGATGCCCCAATCATACATGCCCGGAGCGGGCTCATCAATGAATATCTGAGTGATGACTGGTTTGAGAGAATAAAAACTGCGGTGACATATGCTAAAAAGAATGATATGCAGATTGTACTATATGACGAAGATAATTGGCCAAGCGGAAATTGTAATTTCACACTTACAAAACAGGAAGAAAGCCGAGAGCATCACCTTGAATTTCATTGCCGCAGTATAAAGAAGGGAGACACTTATCATGCCAGTACGGCAGATGAGAATTATCTGAATATTACCCTTATAAGCACAACAGATGGGGATAATTACAGCGGTAACACGGAAGACACCTATCTAAATCTGTTGTCTCACTCGGATAAAGACGGAAATATAGTTTATACAGCTTTAAAATCAGGCCTCCTATATGAGGTAATTTTAAAAGTTAATGCATATGAACCCTTCGGTAAATTTTGCATCGACTATTTAAGCAAAGATGCCATCCAAAAATTCATAGAATCCACTCACGAAAAATATTATACTCATTTTAAAGAAGATTTCGGAAAGACCATTACTGCTGTCTTTATGGACGAAACCAGATTCTTCAATGCGATTCCCTGGACAAAGGAATTACCTGCTGAATTCAAGAGGCGAAAGGGTTATGAGATTGCCCCTTATCTGCCTTTGTTAATATATGATTCCAAAGAAAGTGCACTGTTTCGCTATGACTATTACGATGTTATATCGGATATGTATAGAGAAGCTGCTTTTCAACAAATATATGACTGGTCGGAGGAACGAAACATAAAAACCACCGGACATCTTCTGGGAGAAGAAAGTCTTGCCTCCCAAGTCCGATTTAACGGAGATATCATGCGGCAATATGCTGCTTTTCATATTCCTGGTATCGACCATCTGGGAAATGGCCTGGGAAGCCTGGATGCGAAAATCTGCGTCAGCGCTGCCCGAAATTACGGTAAAGACCGAATATCCTGTGAAGCCTTTGGAGCCTCCGGATGGGATATGGAATATGAAGATATGATAAAAATCTCAAACTGGCTCTTCCAGCAGGGAATCAATTATATTATTATCCACGGCTTCTATTATTCCATCAGAGAGGAAAGAAGCAAGGACTGGCCTCCCTCTTACTTTTACCAATGGCGCTACTGGGACAGCATGGAGAATTACACCAAGATGGCTTCCCGAATGTCCTATATGCTAAGCGGCGGTAGGAACGAAGCAGATTTATTAGTGTATTATCCGGTAGAAACCTTCTGGACACATTTTAAGCCCGACTTTACCATACAGACCTGCTATTTTAAGGAAGGACCGAATATAAAGGATGATACCGCCGAAAAAATGGACAGAGAATTTCAATACTTGTGCAGTATGCTTATGAATAAGAACTTGGACTACGATATCTGGAATTCTGATGCTGTATCGAATTTCAAAGTCCTGAATGGTAAATTAGTAAATATCCTTACCAGTACTTCTTATTCTGTGGTTATACTCCCCTTTGTAGAGCTGCTGCCGGAGGAAGTAACTATACTCCTAAATGAATTCCTGTCTCAGGGAGGTACTGTTTTAAATTATAAATCCAACGACATAAAGTCTGTTAGGAAATCCGGAAAGCATCCCCTTGAAGCTGCTCTGACATCCTTACAAGAAGATAAATGTATTGCTCTTGGTCATTGCAATGAAGTCATAGAAGAATCCAAAAAACATCTCAAACCTTCTTATGAAATAATCGATGGAGAATCGGAAACTTACAGGACCCAGATGAACTACCCTAATCGTATTCATGATCCTTATCTTCATGATGGGGAAAATGTATTCGGTATCGGTATTACCCGTTACCTCAAAGATGGCAGACGTATCTATAACTTCACGAATTACAATGACCGTGATGAGTATGTGAGGGTAAAGCTCTTCTCCCTGAAACCTCCTGTCCTTTATATCCCTGAAACCGGAGAAGAAAAAGAAGTACAGCAATATTCTTGTAACAACAATGAAACTATCATTGGCTTCAATATTCCCAAAAACCGCACTTACTTCCTGGTGGAAGAGCTGGATTAA
- a CDS encoding carbohydrate ABC transporter permease — MSKKISRGIIYLFLICYVVTSVSPLIIVLSSSFRSVGNMKSPLMLFNEFKLESYLRAFTNMNYPGELLNSVLTTGGSVLVVVIIASMASYPISRIKSKLSRFLYYFFIAGLVIPAQMVIVPIAQTFGRLNIPNTRFTPMIMFITCSLPFSTFLFAGFIKSVPVEVEESAFLDGAGLLKRFSIMVFPLLKPATVSVIITQGLWIWNDYFFPMVFVSKSSQYSLPVGMIQFLGDRENPAQWNVLFAACILCVLPLILLFAFLQKQFINGIAAGAVKG, encoded by the coding sequence ATGAGTAAAAAAATCAGCAGAGGCATTATCTACCTTTTCCTGATCTGTTATGTGGTTACTTCGGTTTCCCCCCTTATCATTGTATTATCCAGTTCTTTTCGTTCCGTAGGTAATATGAAATCGCCTCTTATGTTGTTCAATGAATTTAAACTGGAAAGCTACCTCCGTGCCTTTACCAATATGAATTATCCCGGTGAGTTATTAAACAGTGTCCTGACCACCGGAGGTTCTGTTCTGGTTGTTGTAATTATTGCCTCCATGGCTTCTTACCCTATCTCCAGAATCAAGAGTAAATTAAGCCGCTTCCTTTACTACTTCTTCATTGCAGGCCTTGTAATTCCCGCCCAGATGGTAATTGTTCCGATTGCACAGACCTTCGGCCGTCTTAATATACCCAATACCAGATTTACACCTATGATTATGTTTATTACCTGCAGTCTGCCCTTCTCCACCTTCTTATTTGCCGGTTTTATTAAAAGTGTTCCGGTAGAGGTAGAAGAATCCGCCTTTTTAGATGGTGCCGGGCTCCTAAAGCGTTTTTCTATAATGGTATTTCCACTATTAAAACCAGCCACCGTATCCGTTATTATTACCCAGGGGTTATGGATATGGAATGACTATTTCTTCCCTATGGTATTCGTATCAAAGTCCTCCCAATATTCACTTCCTGTGGGAATGATTCAATTCCTGGGGGATAGGGAGAATCCAGCTCAATGGAATGTACTTTTTGCCGCCTGTATCTTATGTGTATTGCCTTTAATCCTGCTTTTCGCTTTCCTCCAAAAGCAATTTATTAACGGTATTGCCGCAGGTGCTGTAAAAGGATAA
- a CDS encoding carbohydrate ABC transporter permease produces MKKVRKTKSLVMPRRMYLFVLPALTLFLVFWIFPVLQLFYYSITNFNGINYNTYKFVGMNNYIRLLKEGTLLNSIENTLKYTFIIVLLCNLLGLLLAMLLNLKIKGKTFFRTAAYIPALFSAIVIGYIWSYVYMPENGMIASLVNLFGMDSSKLNILGNFKTALFGISIVDVWKNVGTTMIIYLAGLQTVDDSLLEAGRIDGCSEWGIIRRIKIPLISATITINVVLTVISGLKAFDYSFIMTNGGPGKSTNTLMYTIYKIAFTDQMMGKASAFSVVSFIVIILITIAMLVVLNKKEVEL; encoded by the coding sequence ATGAAAAAAGTAAGAAAAACCAAATCACTGGTTATGCCAAGGAGAATGTATCTCTTCGTTCTGCCTGCCTTAACTTTGTTTTTAGTATTTTGGATTTTTCCGGTATTGCAGTTATTTTACTACAGCATAACGAATTTTAACGGAATTAATTACAACACATATAAGTTTGTAGGTATGAATAATTACATACGGCTCTTGAAAGAAGGCACTCTGCTAAATTCCATAGAGAATACCTTAAAGTATACCTTTATCATTGTACTTTTGTGTAATCTTCTTGGATTACTGCTGGCAATGCTGCTTAACTTAAAGATAAAAGGCAAGACCTTTTTTCGAACAGCTGCTTATATACCTGCTCTATTCAGCGCTATTGTCATTGGTTATATCTGGTCCTATGTATATATGCCAGAAAACGGAATGATTGCTTCCCTGGTGAATCTTTTCGGTATGGATTCATCCAAATTAAATATTCTAGGTAATTTCAAAACTGCCCTATTCGGTATCTCCATTGTGGATGTTTGGAAGAATGTAGGTACTACAATGATAATATATTTAGCCGGTCTGCAAACCGTAGATGACAGTCTCTTGGAAGCCGGCCGAATCGACGGCTGCTCCGAATGGGGGATTATCCGCAGAATAAAGATTCCTTTGATATCTGCTACTATTACGATAAATGTTGTTCTAACAGTAATAAGCGGCTTAAAGGCCTTTGACTACTCTTTCATTATGACCAACGGCGGCCCAGGTAAATCCACCAATACTTTAATGTATACTATCTATAAAATTGCTTTTACGGACCAGATGATGGGAAAAGCCAGTGCCTTCAGTGTAGTATCCTTTATCGTAATTATCCTGATTACCATCGCCATGCTGGTTGTATTAAATAAAAAGGAGGTTGAACTATAA
- a CDS encoding ABC transporter substrate-binding protein codes for MKARKFAAIFMMFALMVTALAGCSQKSGNTGTTGTDTSATGNTAGTDTSATDASAKDITITMMLSGTQADNDFETEQLPKLVKEKFPNITLEVTKLPDDQYYTTLKTKLASGECPDIILVQPKYAGSNSVIGLAQSGYLLDLTGLNALKLAGTSATDVMSYEGKTYAVSEGVSILGTYYNKDLFAKYNLSVPTNWDEFLKVCETLKSNGVQPIVMGDKDSYVMQFGLYQIAANTLYPKNPSYDDQLRTGKTKFTDKDTWDKVLEMYNTLYEKGYISNTSLGLGAAQAIQEFIDGKAAMTFDGSFNASALSAAGAVSFERGYFPLPGNAAGEQIYASMAPGAGPAIYSGTKYADECKQILEYWFDGKSDLYKAFADTGRFVVTYGYGVDKNNPLFSSFMDLYNQGKAFYWCNQGWPSGTESEMESLFGEMIGGQGTKVSDITAGMQLKFEELSELSQ; via the coding sequence ATGAAAGCAAGGAAATTTGCAGCAATTTTTATGATGTTTGCCCTAATGGTGACAGCCCTGGCAGGCTGCAGCCAAAAGTCGGGAAATACCGGCACTACCGGTACTGACACTTCTGCAACAGGTAATACTGCAGGCACCGATACATCCGCCACGGATGCATCCGCTAAAGATATTACCATTACTATGATGTTATCCGGCACCCAAGCTGACAACGATTTTGAAACAGAGCAGCTTCCCAAGTTAGTGAAAGAGAAATTCCCCAATATAACACTTGAAGTTACCAAACTTCCGGATGACCAGTATTACACCACTTTAAAAACAAAATTAGCTTCCGGTGAGTGCCCGGACATTATTCTAGTACAACCCAAATATGCAGGTTCCAATTCCGTAATCGGTCTTGCACAATCCGGCTACCTCTTAGACCTCACAGGTCTTAATGCCTTAAAGCTTGCCGGTACTTCCGCTACAGATGTCATGTCTTATGAAGGCAAGACCTATGCCGTATCAGAGGGTGTTTCCATTCTTGGTACATACTACAACAAAGATTTATTTGCTAAGTATAATCTTTCCGTACCAACAAACTGGGATGAATTCTTAAAGGTTTGTGAAACCTTAAAAAGCAACGGTGTGCAGCCGATTGTTATGGGTGATAAAGATTCCTATGTCATGCAGTTTGGACTATACCAAATTGCTGCAAATACCCTTTACCCGAAGAACCCTTCTTATGATGATCAGTTAAGAACCGGAAAAACCAAGTTTACCGACAAGGATACCTGGGATAAAGTGTTGGAGATGTACAATACCTTATATGAAAAAGGCTATATCAGCAACACCTCTCTTGGACTTGGAGCCGCTCAGGCAATTCAAGAGTTTATTGATGGAAAGGCTGCTATGACCTTTGATGGTTCCTTTAATGCTTCCGCTCTTAGTGCAGCAGGTGCCGTTTCTTTTGAAAGAGGTTACTTTCCGTTACCTGGTAATGCTGCCGGTGAACAGATATATGCTTCTATGGCTCCCGGTGCAGGCCCTGCCATCTACTCCGGCACAAAATATGCCGATGAATGCAAGCAGATCTTAGAATACTGGTTCGATGGTAAGTCCGATTTATACAAAGCTTTTGCCGATACCGGAAGATTCGTTGTAACCTATGGCTACGGAGTAGACAAAAATAATCCATTATTCAGTTCTTTTATGGATTTATATAACCAAGGCAAAGCATTCTACTGGTGTAACCAGGGCTGGCCCTCCGGAACAGAATCCGAAATGGAATCACTGTTCGGCGAAATGATTGGTGGCCAGGGAACGAAGGTCTCTGATATCACTGCCGGAATGCAGCTAAAATTCGAAGAATTGTCAGAATTATCACAGTAA